A region from the Planifilum fimeticola genome encodes:
- a CDS encoding DNA double-strand break repair nuclease NurA: protein MLPVSEELKQKLRALNRELRRMYPPAEFRLETLRRRLEEAGAFFPVDKWSEAELKSWLGEGLLIGVDGSVNSTSGAHPHTLSVFQALAKGTRGEEHWEAEVYTPLLEPEEEMNGGAAREARRRGTILSSLELRAALEAIRRWAPRVVMMDGSLRHFMIDDAEGWNELKEAAERAGVLLVGVSEEIGTKGLARALFPDRPTWSDRDILYGVLNQGEAYAWEGWDASDTGLWKVVIRPSGSPQPVGIDGLISQWEHRGDLIRLCRTLTPESGRGIPLWLDIVDAEVRVTDPLIEAMVEEYIDPDLLHRLLVPKRSERHL, encoded by the coding sequence GTGCTCCCCGTTTCCGAGGAGTTGAAGCAAAAATTACGGGCGCTGAATCGGGAGCTGCGCCGGATGTATCCTCCTGCCGAATTTCGGCTGGAAACCCTCCGGCGGCGGCTGGAAGAGGCGGGAGCCTTTTTTCCGGTGGACAAGTGGTCGGAGGCGGAGCTGAAATCCTGGTTGGGAGAGGGTCTGCTGATCGGAGTGGACGGCTCGGTCAACTCGACCTCTGGAGCCCATCCCCACACCCTTTCGGTTTTTCAGGCATTGGCCAAGGGAACGCGCGGGGAGGAACACTGGGAAGCCGAAGTGTACACCCCCTTGCTGGAGCCGGAGGAGGAGATGAATGGAGGAGCGGCCCGGGAAGCCCGTCGGCGGGGGACCATCCTATCCAGCCTGGAGCTTCGGGCGGCCCTGGAAGCGATCAGAAGGTGGGCTCCCCGGGTGGTGATGATGGATGGTTCCCTGCGCCACTTCATGATCGACGATGCGGAAGGATGGAACGAATTGAAGGAGGCGGCGGAACGGGCCGGGGTCCTGCTGGTGGGGGTGTCGGAGGAGATCGGGACCAAGGGGTTGGCCCGGGCGCTGTTTCCCGACCGGCCGACCTGGTCGGACCGGGACATTTTGTACGGCGTCCTGAACCAGGGCGAGGCGTATGCCTGGGAAGGATGGGACGCATCGGACACCGGGCTGTGGAAAGTGGTGATCCGTCCCTCCGGAAGTCCCCAGCCGGTCGGCATCGATGGGTTGATCAGCCAGTGGGAGCACCGCGGGGACTTGATCCGCCTCTGCCGGACGCTGACGCCGGAGTCGGGGAGAGGCATCCCCCTGTGGCTGGATATCGTCGATGCGGAGGTGCGGGTGACGGATCCGCTCATCGAGGCGATGGTGGAAGAGTATATCGACCCGGATCTGCTTCACCGCCTGCTGGTGCCGAAGCGGAGCGAGCGGCATCTTTGA